CCTTCACCTTGCGTTAATTGTCTTAGCCGCGGCTATTATCATAGGCATTATCGTTATGACATTTGTCATTCGGTCGATTACAACGCCGCTGAAACAGCTTGTGGGCTCCTCTAAGCGGATCAGCGAGGGAGATTTGACGGAAACCATTGATATCCGTTCAAAAGATGAATTGGGCGAACTCGGCAAAAGCTTTAACAATATGGCGTCGTCACTGCGTTCTCTCATACACGCCATCCAAGATTCAGTAGAAAACGTTGCCGCTTCCTCTGAGGAGCTGACTGCATCAGCCGGACAAACGAGCAAGGCAACAGAGCATATTACATTGGCGATTGAACAATTTTCTAACGGCAATGAAAAACAAAACGAAAACATTGAAACGGCAGCAGAGCACATTTATCAAATGAATGACGGTTTGGCAAATATGGCTCAAGCTTCCGAGGTCATCACAGATTCATCTGTTCAATCGACAGAAATCGCAAGCGAAGGCGGCAAGCTCGTTCATCAAACTGTCGGCCAAATGAACGTTATTGATAAGTCCGTTAAAGAAGCAGAACAAGTCGTACGCGGATTGGAAACGAAATCGAAAGACATCACCAATATTTTGCGTGTGATTAACGGCATCGCTGACCAGACGAACCTGCTGGCATTAAACGCAGCGATTGAAGCGGCGCGCGCAGGCGAGTACGGTCGCGGCTTCTCCGTTGTAGCGGAAGAAGTGAGAAAACTGGCAGTTCAGTCTGCAGATTCAGCAAAAGAGATTGAAGGATTAATCATCGAAATTGTGAAGGAAATCAATACATCTCTCGGCATGTTCCAATCTGTCAATCAAGAGGTGCAGACAGGTCTGGATATTACAGATAAAACAGAAATGAGCTTTACTCGCATTTCTGAAATGACGAACCAAATCGCCGGAGAACTGCAAAACATGAGTGCGACGGTACAACAGCTTTCCGCCAGCTCCGAGGAAGTTTCGGGAGCGTCCGAACACATTGCATCGATTTCAAAAGAAAGCTCGGCTCATATCCAAGATATCGCGGCGTCAGCCGAAGAGCAGCTTGCCTCGATGGAAGAAATCAGCTCGTCAGCAGAAACCCTTTCGTCTATGGCAGAAGAGCTTCGCGACATGACCAAACGTTTCAAAATTGAATAGTAAGCCAAAACACCCAGGCCTGTACGCTTGGGTGTTTTTTTTAGTTTTTTTATTAAACCTTTTATCCTAGTTTGTCGATATTAGATTTAGCTTAAAGGAGGAGTCGAAAGAATGGGGAAACTTACAAAATGGATCAAACAGCCATCAATCAGCAAACCGCTTATCGCTGCGTTTCTGGCAGTGCTTATTTTGCCGGTTGGGGTATTAGCATATTTCAGTTATCAATCAGCTTGGAACGCACTGGACAAGGAACTCGCGAATAGTGCAATGGGAAACGTTGAAGAACTCAACAGTACCCTGCAAAACAAATTGAATCATAAAGTAAAAGCGCTTGATTATTATAGTGAGACAATCAATAAAGACTTATTACAAGAAAAAAACAAAGCCTCACTGAATGAGAAATTTAAGCAGTATACAACATTGAATACCGATGTAGGAGCCATCTACGCGGCTTCAGAAAATAAAAAGCTCTACAAATATCCTGAAGGCGGTGTGCCAAAGGGCTTTGATCCGACAGAGCGCGACTGGTACAAACAAGCCGTTGCGAAAAAAGGACAGGCTGTTTTCTCTGAGCCGTACACTGACGAAGCGACAGGGGATACCGTTATTACCATCTCAAAGCAAACAAAAGATGGTTCAGGAGTCATCGCGCTTGATTTAAATTTGGATGAAGTGTTATCCGCTTCAAAGAGAATCAAAATCGGAACAAATGGCTTCGCATTTATTACAACAGGCAACAAAAAATATATCGCTCATCCGACGATTAAACCTGGGACAACCGGATCAGGCAATTGGACAAATCAAGTTTTCTCGAAAGAAGAAGGCTCGTTTGAATATACCTTCCAAGGCAAAGAAAAGAAAATGGCCTTTACGACAAATAAGCTGACAGGCTGGAAAATTGCGGGCACATACTTTGTCAGTGAATTGGAAGATGCTTCAAGCCCGGTTCTGAACACAGCGATCATCGTCCTATGCGTATCACTTGTGATCGGAGGCATACTGATTCTCTTTATTATCAGCGCTATCACCAAGCCATTAAGAAAATTGGTTTCTACATCCGCGAAAATCAGCAGCGGAGATCTGACAGAAGTCATTGACATTCACTCGAAAAACGAGTTTGGCCAGCTTGGTGAAAGCTTTAACGAAATGTCTGCCTCACTGCGCTCTGTGATTGGTGTCATTCAAACGTCTGTAGAAAACGTGGCATCCTCTTCTGAAGAGCTGACGGCAAGCGCGGCCCAAACGAGCAAAGCAACTGAACATATTACACTTGCCATCGAACAGTTCTCAGATGGCAACGAGGCGCAAAGCGAGAAGCTGGAAACAAGCTCAGACCATCTTTCTCAAATGAACCACGGGATTTCCAAAGTGGTTCAGGCCTCTTCAACTATCACAAAGTCATCGTTACAGTCCTCTGAGGCGGCTGGCAGCGGAGAAAAACTGGTCGAGCATACAGTCGGCCAAATGAAAACAATCGACCAATCCGTTCAAAAAGCGGAATCGGTTGTGAAGGGTCTTGAAACAAAATCGAAGGACATCACAAGCATCTTGAATGTGATTAACGGTATTGCTGATCAAACGAATCTGCTGGCGCTAAATGCTGCGATTGAAGCGGCAAGAGCAGGGGAGTACGGAAGAGGCTTCTCAGTAGTAGCGGAAGAGGTCAGAAAACTTGCCGTACAATCAGCAGACTCTGCTAAGGAAATTGAAGGGTTAATTCAAGAGATTGTCAGAGAAATCAGTACTTCACTTTCAATGTTCCAATCTGTGAATCATGAAGTGAAGGAAGGTTTGCAGATAACTGACCAAACAGCGGAAAGCTTTAAACAAATTTACGAGATGACAACCCAAATTTCTGGCGAATTGCAAAACCTAAACGCGACGGTTGAACAGCTGTCAGCTGGATCACAGGAAGTGTCAAGTGCGGTTGAAGACATTTCTGCAGTGTCGAAAGAAAGCTCAGCAGGCATTCAAGACATTGCAGCTTCAGCGGAAGAACAGCTTGCGTCCATGGAAGAAATCAGCTCATCAGCTGAAACGTTGGCAAACATGGCGGAAGAACTTCAGGACATTACAAAGAAATTTAAAATTGAATC
The Bacillus vallismortis genome window above contains:
- a CDS encoding methyl-accepting chemotaxis protein → MGKLTKWIKQPSISKPLIAAFLAVLILPVGVLAYFSYQSAWNALDKELANSAMGNVEELNSTLQNKLNHKVKALDYYSETINKDLLQEKNKASLNEKFKQYTTLNTDVGAIYAASENKKLYKYPEGGVPKGFDPTERDWYKQAVAKKGQAVFSEPYTDEATGDTVITISKQTKDGSGVIALDLNLDEVLSASKRIKIGTNGFAFITTGNKKYIAHPTIKPGTTGSGNWTNQVFSKEEGSFEYTFQGKEKKMAFTTNKLTGWKIAGTYFVSELEDASSPVLNTAIIVLCVSLVIGGILILFIISAITKPLRKLVSTSAKISSGDLTEVIDIHSKNEFGQLGESFNEMSASLRSVIGVIQTSVENVASSSEELTASAAQTSKATEHITLAIEQFSDGNEAQSEKLETSSDHLSQMNHGISKVVQASSTITKSSLQSSEAAGSGEKLVEHTVGQMKTIDQSVQKAESVVKGLETKSKDITSILNVINGIADQTNLLALNAAIEAARAGEYGRGFSVVAEEVRKLAVQSADSAKEIEGLIQEIVREISTSLSMFQSVNHEVKEGLQITDQTAESFKQIYEMTTQISGELQNLNATVEQLSAGSQEVSSAVEDISAVSKESSAGIQDIAASAEEQLASMEEISSSAETLANMAEELQDITKKFKIES
- a CDS encoding methyl-accepting chemotaxis protein, with protein sequence MASSLRSLIHAIQDSVENVAASSEELTASAGQTSKATEHITLAIEQFSNGNEKQNENIETAAEHIYQMNDGLANMAQASEVITDSSVQSTEIASEGGKLVHQTVGQMNVIDKSVKEAEQVVRGLETKSKDITNILRVINGIADQTNLLALNAAIEAARAGEYGRGFSVVAEEVRKLAVQSADSAKEIEGLIIEIVKEINTSLGMFQSVNQEVQTGLDITDKTEMSFTRISEMTNQIAGELQNMSATVQQLSASSEEVSGASEHIASISKESSAHIQDIAASAEEQLASMEEISSSAETLSSMAEELRDMTKRFKIE